The following are encoded together in the Salvia hispanica cultivar TCC Black 2014 chromosome 6, UniMelb_Shisp_WGS_1.0, whole genome shotgun sequence genome:
- the LOC125195702 gene encoding phospholipase D alpha 1-like has product MEEQVLLHGDLHATIYEIDNLHLGFLSNLYHKVEEAGHFNKHASRLYATIDLEKTRVGRTRLLHEHDSNPQWNESFHIYCAHSASKLVFNIKLDNPIGTKLVGTAELPVADLIPGDRVETWLDILNRRRQPIHGGSRLRVRLHFYDVARERCWSRGLKSRNFPGVPYTFFPQRKGCRVTLYQDAHVADGFLPQIRLAGGRIYNPRRCWEDVFRTISAAKHLIYICGWSVYTKIKLVRDPAGSEIDLARSEIDLGELLIKKANQGVRVLMLVWDERTSVKLLKNDGLLATHDEDTGSYFRNTGVNCVLCPRNPDDGRSFAQGVEIGTMFSHHQKLLVADAAMPNGGDRIRRLVSFVGGIDLCDGRYDNQNHSLFRTLNTVHADDFHQANCRGADIRRGGPREPWHDIHCKVEGAAAWDVLYNFEQRWRKQGGRDLLLQLQELRGALAPPSPVMLPEDHDTWNVQIFRSIDGGAAFGFPELPEEAARSGLISGKDSIIDRSIQDAYIHAIRRANNFIYIENQYFLGSSFSWLETDEVKIEEVGALHLIPKELSLKIACKIAEGQPFKVYVVVPMWPEGFPESAAVQTILSWQKRTMEMMYTDVAEALKAKGVTAADLRDYLTFFCLGNRETKRDGEYEPPLKPERDTDYSRAQQSRRGMIYVHSKMMIVDDEYIIVGSANINQRSMDGARDSEIAMGAYQPYHLSCKKAARGVIYGFRMALWYEHLGLLDDAFCHPERLECIRKVNRLSEKNWDLYTAETMEGDLPGHLLPYPLLVESSGRVSELPGNENFPDTTAPVVGNVAQFYPSILTT; this is encoded by the exons atggaggAACAAGTTTTGCTCCATGGAGATCTTCATGCAACTATCTATGAGATCGACAATCTTCATCTTGGATTTCTTTCCAACCTTTATCATAag GTAGAAGAAGCCGGACATTTCAACAAGCACGCTTCGCGCCTCTACGCCACCATCGACTTAGAGAAAACTCGAGTCGGCCGCACACGACTACTACACGAACACGACTCGAACCCTCAGTGGAACGAATCCTTCCACATCTACTGCGCCCACTCCGCCTCCAAACTCGTCTTCAACATCAAGCTCGACAATCCAATCGGCACCAAACTCGTCGGAACAGCCGAGCTCCCCGTCGCCGACCTCATCCCCGGCGATCGAGTCGAGACGTGGCTCGACATCCTCAACCGCCGCCGCCAGCCGATCCACGGCGGCTCCAGGCTCCGCGTCCGCCTCCACTTCTACGACGTCGCGCGCGAGCGCTGCTGGTCGCGCGGCCTCAAGAGCCGCAACTTCCCCGGCGTTCCGTACACCTTCTTCCCGCAGAGGAAGGGATGCAGAGTCACTCTGTACCAGGACGCGCACGTCGCCGACGGATTCCTCCCTCAGATCCGCCTCGCCGGCGGGAGAATTTACAATCCGCGGCGGTGCTGGGAGGATGTTTTCCGTACGATCTCCGCCGCGAAGCATTTGATCTACATCTGCGGCTGGTCGGTGTACACGAAGATCAAATTGGTGAGGGATCCGGCCGGATCTGAGATAGATCTGGCTAGATCTGAGATAGATCTCGGCGAATTGCTGATTAAGAAGGCGAATCAAGGAGTTAGGGTTTTGATGCTGGTTTGGGATGAGAGGACTTCTGTGAAGCTGTTGAAGAACGATGGATTGCTTGCGACTCACGATGAAGATACCGGCAGTTATTTTCGTAACACAGGTGTGAATTGCGTGCTCTGCCCGCGCAATCCCGATGACGGCCGGAGTTTCGCGCAGGGGGTGGAAATCGGCACTATGTTCTCGCACCACCAGAAATTGCTTGTGGCGGACGCCGCGATGCCTAACGGAGGCGATCGGATTAGGAGGCTGGTGAGCTTCGTCGGCGGAATTGATCTCTGCGACGGAAGATACGataatcaaaatcactctCTGTTCCGAACTCTGAACACGGTCCACGCCGACGACTTCCACCAGGCCAACTGCCGCGGCGCCGACATCCGGAGGGGAGGGCCGAGGGAGCCATGGCACGACATCCACTGCAAGGTGGAGGGCGCCGCCGCGTGGGATGTGCTCTACAATTTCGAGCAGAGGTGGCGGAAGCAGGGCGGGAGAGATCTGCTCCTCCAGCTGCAGGAGCTCCGCGGCGCCTTGGCGCCGCCGTCTCCGGTGATGCTCCCCGAAGATCACGACACGTGGAACGTGCAGATCTTCAGATCTATCGACGGAGGCGCGGCGTTCGGTTTCCCGGAGCTGCCGGAGGAGGCTGCGAGATCCGGTCTGATCAGCGGCAAGGACAGCATCATCGATCGGAGCATTCAGGACGCCTACATCCACGCGATCCGCCGCGCGAACAATTTCATCTACATCGAGAATCAGTACTTCCTCGGCAGCTCATTCTCGTGGCTGGAGACCGATGAGGTCAAAATCGAGGAGGTCGGGGCTCTGCATCTGATTCCCAAGGAGCTGTCGTTGAAGATCGCGTGCAAAATCGCGGAAGGGCAGCCTTTCAAAGTGTACGTGGTGGTGCCGATGTGGCCGGAGGGGTTTCCAGAGAGCGCGGCGGTGCAGACGATCCTGAGCTGGCAGAAACGGACGATGGAGATGATGTACACTGACGTGGCGGAGGCACTGAAAGCGAAAGGCGTAACCGCCGCAGATCTGAGAGACTACTTGACATTCTTCTGCCTCGGAAACAGAGAGACGAAGAGAGATGGAGAATACGAGCCGCCATTGAAACCGGAGCGCGATACGGACTACAGCAGAGCTCAGCAGTCGCGACGCGGCATGATCTATGTCCACTCGAAGATGATGATCG TTGATGATGAATACATAATAGTTGGATCGGCCAACATTAACCAGAGATCGATGGATGGCGCGAGGGACTCAGAGATCGCGATGGGGGCGTATCAGCCGTATCATCTATCATGCAAGAAGGCAGCGAGGGGCGTTATCTATGGCTTTCGAATGGCACTGTGGTACGAGCACCTTGGCCTGTTGGACGACGCGTTTTGTCATCCCGAGAGATTGGAGTGTATACGGAAG GTGAATCGTCTATCGGAGAAGAATTGGGATCTTTACACGGCGGAAACTATGGAAGGGGATTTGCCGGGACATCTACTCCCCTATCCCCTTCTGGTCGAGTCTAGTGGTAGAGTGAGTGAGCTGCCGGGAAATGAGAATTTCCCGGATACGACAGCGCCCGTTGTAGGCAATGTTGCTCAGTTCTATCCATCAATCCTGACTACTTGA
- the LOC125192993 gene encoding axial regulator YABBY 5-like isoform X1, producing MDVSEQLRYIPCNFCNIVLAVSVPCSSLLDVVTVRCGHCSSLWTVNMAAAAFPPMQPPSSCHHFQASNTTTTPAEYKVDLGSSSKWNYKIQPSISKKPEPRIVNRPPEKRQRVPSAYNQFIKEEIQRIKANNPDISHREAFSTAAKNWAHFPHIHFGLMLETNSQPKLNEGSEKHQFRRTAIRNK from the exons ATGGATGTGTCCGAGCAATTGCGTTACATCCCTTGCAACTTCTGCAACATCGTTCTTGCG GTGAGTGTTCCATGCAGCAGCTTGCTTGATGTGGTGACCGTTCGGTGCGGACACTGCAGCAGCCTGTGGACTGTCAACATGGCTGCGGCGGCGTTCCCACCGATGCAGCCGCCCTCTTCCTGCCACCATTTTCAg gCATCTAACACCACAACTACTCCAGCTGAGTACAAGGTTGATCTAGGCTCATCTTCTAAGTGGAACTACAAAATCCAGCCTTCAATTTCGAAGAAGCCTGAGCCCAGAATCGTGAATCGAC CTCCGGAGAAGAGGCAGCGAGTTCCATCAGCTTATAACCAATTCATCAA AGAGGAGATTCAAAGGATCAAGGCCAATAATCCAGACATTAGTCACAGGGAAGCTTTCAGTACTGCTGCAAAAAAT TGGGCACACTTTCCTCATATTCATTTTGGGCTGATGTTGGAGACAAATAGCCAACCTAAACTCAATGAG GGGTCGGAAAAGCATCAATTCAGAAGGACAGCTATACGAAACAAGTGA
- the LOC125192993 gene encoding axial regulator YABBY 5-like isoform X2, with protein sequence MDVSEQLRYIPCNFCNIVLAVSVPCSSLLDVVTVRCGHCSSLWTVNMAAAAFPPMQPPSSCHHFQASNTTTTPAEYKVDLGSSSKWNYKIQPSISKKPEPRIVNRPPEKRQRVPSAYNQFIKEEIQRIKANNPDISHREAFSTAAKNWAHFPHIHFGLMLETNSQPKLNEF encoded by the exons ATGGATGTGTCCGAGCAATTGCGTTACATCCCTTGCAACTTCTGCAACATCGTTCTTGCG GTGAGTGTTCCATGCAGCAGCTTGCTTGATGTGGTGACCGTTCGGTGCGGACACTGCAGCAGCCTGTGGACTGTCAACATGGCTGCGGCGGCGTTCCCACCGATGCAGCCGCCCTCTTCCTGCCACCATTTTCAg gCATCTAACACCACAACTACTCCAGCTGAGTACAAGGTTGATCTAGGCTCATCTTCTAAGTGGAACTACAAAATCCAGCCTTCAATTTCGAAGAAGCCTGAGCCCAGAATCGTGAATCGAC CTCCGGAGAAGAGGCAGCGAGTTCCATCAGCTTATAACCAATTCATCAA AGAGGAGATTCAAAGGATCAAGGCCAATAATCCAGACATTAGTCACAGGGAAGCTTTCAGTACTGCTGCAAAAAAT TGGGCACACTTTCCTCATATTCATTTTGGGCTGATGTTGGAGACAAATAGCCAACCTAAACTCAATGAG TTTTAA